A stretch of Rhododendron vialii isolate Sample 1 chromosome 4a, ASM3025357v1 DNA encodes these proteins:
- the LOC131323590 gene encoding putative F-box protein At1g60370 has product MGPSILSIPQHILMEILSKLPVTTICNCRCVCSYLRNLISDPEFAQLHLSRSQPSLMLCCCYPHEYSTYLVESVHIPTNTHLKFEPKCEVPTQGLKVLSSCNGLICFYGPRTYNPYVICNPVIDEYVIVPQMEKYSFDQRGSGFGFCPRTNRYKVLRFLSPSIGCGFPGLMRLEAEINSVGTNLWRRVRDAPLYLHSYSDGCFLNGALHWIVHDTENCFESMHCFDFGKERFQPFPGPSQFYRFLGQLRVDTMKMGVLQDHLSISHNPTYDMLDIWVMKDYAVQDSWTKDFVIKTPWVVKPYCGEIYQPLMVLINGDILMQFALSFLVSFNMRDKIIRKVRVKGIQSVIRAMTYIPSTRESQVGETLVEIKPFWPSFSITQKHALENYKGTLEFLYVNSELAFCDISNAEFA; this is encoded by the exons ATGGGTCCCTCCATACTCTCCATCCCACAGCACATTCTAATGGAGATTCTGAGCAAACTGCCCGTGACGACAATATGCAATTGCAGGTGCGTATGTTCCTATCTCCGCAACTTGATCTCAGACCCTGAATTTGCGCAACTACACCTCTCCAGATCACAACCCTCCCTCATGCTTTGTTGCTGCTATCCACATGAATATTCTACGTACTTAGTTGAATCGGTTCATATACCCACAAACACCCATTTGAAATTCGAACCTAAATGTGAGGTACCCACTCAAGGATTGAAGGTTTTGAGTTCTTGCAATGGTTTAATATGCTTTTACGGGCCTAGGACTTATAACCCATATGTTATATGCAATCCCGTTATCGATGAGTATGTGATTGTGCCCCAAATGGAAAAGTACAGTTTCGATCAACGCGGTTCTGGGTTTGGATTTTGTCCAAGGACTAATCGGTACAAAGTATTGCGTTTTTTATCCCCGAGTATAGGGTGTGGGTTTCCGGGGTTGATGAGATTGGAGGCTGAAATCAACTCTGTAGGGACTAATTTGTGGAGGAGAGTGAGAGATGCTCCGCTTTATCTGCATTCGTATTCTGATGGTTGCTTTTTGAATGGGGCTCTTCATTGGATTGTCCACGACACCGAAAATTGTTTCGAATCGATGCATTGTTTCGACTTTGGGAAGGAGCGATTCCAGCCATTTCCAGGGCCATCTCAATTTTATAGGTTTCTTGGACAGCTAAGGGTGGATACGATGAAAATGGGGGTGTTGCAGGATCATCTGTCAATATCTCATAATCCTACGTATGATATGCTTGATATATGGGTGATGAAGGATTATGCGGTGCAGGACTCTTGGACGAAAGATTTTGTCATTAAAACCCCATGGGTGGTAAAACCTTACTGCGGCGAGATTTATCAACCTTTAATGGTTTTGATTAACGGGGATATCTTGATGCAATTTGCTTTATCCTTCCTAGTTTCTTTTAATATGAGGGACAAAATTATCAGAAAGGTCAGGGTCAAGGGAATACAATCTGTCATTAGAGCAATGACATACATTCCAA GCACCCGAGAATCCCAGGTTGGGGAAACTCTTGTGGAAATCAAACCCTTCTGGCCATCATTTTCAATCACACAGAAACATGCATTAGAAAATTACAAG GGTACGCTTGAGTTCCTCTATGTAAATTCTGAATTGGCCTTTTGTGATATATCAAATGCTGAATTTGCATAA
- the LOC131322902 gene encoding F-box protein At3g07870-like has protein sequence MKRSRASKPKVAAMGPSILSIPHYILMEILSKLPMTTLSNCRCVCSYFRDLISDPQFAQLHLSRSQPSLFLRSYCSNSSMYLVESIHPCVVDSVGDVHIPYDTLLKFKPKSEAPAKGLEVLSSCDGLICFYGPRTYNPYVVCNPVIGEYVIVPQIEKYNFDQCGSGFGFCPRTNRYKVLRFLCPSRGFGLLRLEAEINTLGTNSWRRVGDAPRYLHSYSGGCFLNGALHWIVHDTENCFESMHCFDFGKERFQPFPGPSQFYRFLGQLRVNSMKMGVLKDHLSISHNPTDDVLDIWVMKDYAVQDSWTKDFVIEIPWVVKPYCGQIYQPLMVLINGDILMQFALSVVLVSCNMRDRSIREVMVNGIRPVTKAMTYIPSFVSIKNAAIGRHS, from the coding sequence ATGAAAAGAAGCAGAGCAAGCAAGCCCAAGGTGGCGGCGATGGGTCCCTCCATACTCTCCATCCCACACTACATCCTAATGGAGATTCTGAGCAAACTGCCCATGACGACACTCAGCAACTGCAGGTGCGTATGTTCGTATTTCCGCGACTTGATCTCAGACCCTCAATTTGCTCAACTCCACCTCTCCAGATCACAACCCTCCCTCTTCCTTCGTTCCTACTGTAGTAACTCTTCTATGTACCTAGTAGAATCGATTCATCCATGCGTTGTGGATAGCGTTGGCGATGTTCATATACCCTATGACACCCTTTTGAAATTCAAACCTAAATCCGAGGCACCCGCCAAAGGATTGGAGGTTTTGAGTTCTTGCGATGGTTTGATTTGCTTTTACGGGCCTAGGACTTATAACCCATATGTTGTATGCAATCCCGTTATCGGTGAGTATGTGATTGTGCCCCAAATAGAAAAGTATAATTTCGATCAATGCGGTTCTGGGTTTGGATTTTGTCCGAGGACTAATCGGTACAAAGTATTGCGTTTTTTATGCCCGAGTAGGGGGTTTGGGTTACTGAGATTGGAGGCTGAAATCAACACTTTAGGGACTAATTCGTGGAGGAGAGTTGGAGATGCTCCGCGCTATCTGCATTCGTATTCTGGTGGTTGCTTTTTGAATGGGGCTCTTCATTGGATTGTCCATGACACCGAAAATTGTTTCGAATCGATGCATTGTTTCGACTTTGGGAAGGAGCGATTCCAGCCATTTCCAGGGCCATCTCAATTTTATAGATTTCTTGGACAGCTTAGGGTGAATTCGATGAAAATGGGGGTGTTGAAGGATCACCTGTCAATATCTCATAATCCTACTGATGATGTGCTTGATATATGGGTGATGAAGGATTATGCGGTTCAGGACTCTTGGACGAAAGATTTTGTCATTGAAATCCCATGGGTGGTAAAACCTTACTGCGGCCAGATTTATCAACCATTAATGGTTTTGATTAACGGGGATATCTTGATGCAATTTGCTTTGTCCGTCGTCCTAGTTTCTTGTAATATGAGGGACAGAAGTATCAGAGAGGTAATGGTCAATGGAATACGACCTGTCACTAAAGCAATGACATACATTCCAAGTTTTGTTTCAATAAAGAATGCTGCCATAGGGAGGCACTCTTAA